A genomic stretch from Primulina huaijiensis isolate GDHJ02 chromosome 14, ASM1229523v2, whole genome shotgun sequence includes:
- the LOC140956853 gene encoding protein SHI RELATED SEQUENCE 3-like produces the protein MMRREERVDDSGASLATKRCQDCGNQAKKDCQHLRCRTCCKSRGFACQTHVNSTWVPVSLRYPRHHLITLQQKQHIHSPTVHHQEDHQPNPKRYRATNQGPPSLGLQEGDFPVEGSFPAVFRCVRVSSMDNAIDQYAYQTSVSIGGHVFTGILYDQGPELEGTGNYVTGENSTSPGIGLLQQENCVLSTTATATATGTSSTPYPLPFCAFTTTTAQFFDQYPKS, from the exons ATGATGAGAAGAGAAGAAAGGGTAGATGATAGTGGCGCTTCTCTAGCAACCAAAAGGTGCCAAGACTGCGGGAATCAAGCCAAGAAAGATTGCCAACACTTGAGGTGCAGAACTTGCTGCAAAAGCCGGGGATTTGCTTGCCAAACCCACGTTAACAGTACATGGGTTCCTGTTTCTCTAAGGTACCCGAGGCACCATCTAATAACGCTGCAGCAGAAACAGCATATTCATTCGCCAACTGTTCATCACCAAGAAGACCATCAACCAAACCCTAAAAGATACAGAGCCACTAATCAAGGGCCACCATCATTAG GTCTACAAGAAGGCGATTTTCCTGTGGAGGGCAGTTTCCCTGCTGTGTTTCGTTGCGTTCGTGTGAGTTCAATGGACAACGCGATAGATCAGTATGCATACCAGACATCAGTGAGCATTGGAGGCCATGTGTTCACAGGCATTCTGTATGATCAAGGCCCTGAACTGGAGGGAACTGGAAACTATGTTACAGGAGAGAACTCTACTTCACCCGGCATTGGCTTGTTGCAGCAAGAAAATTGTGTCCTGAGTACAACTGCTACGGCTACGGCAACTGGTACTTCATCCACTCCATATCCTCTCCCTTTTTGTGCATTCACCACTACTACTGCACAGTTCTTCGATCAGTACCCAAAATCTTGA